A genomic window from Populus nigra chromosome 7, ddPopNigr1.1, whole genome shotgun sequence includes:
- the LOC133698614 gene encoding cucurbitadienol 11-hydroxylase-like, which translates to MWTIVLCVVAVLVVYYTHWINKWRNPACNGVLPPGSMGLPIIGETLELIIPSYSLDLHPFIKKRIQRYGPIFRTNILGRPAVVSADPEINSYIFQNEGKLVEMWYMDTFSKLFAQSGESRTNAFGIIHKYARSLTLTHFGSESLKERLLPQVENIVSKSLQMWSSDASVDVKPAVSIMVCDFTAKQLFGYDAENSSDKISEKFTKVIDAFMSLPLNIPGTTYHKCLKDKDSTLSILRNTLKERMNSPAELRRGDFLDQIIADMDKEKFLTEDFTVNLIFGILFASFESISAALTLSLKLIGDHPSVLEELTVEHEAILKNRENPDSPLTWAEYNSMTFTLQVINETLRLGNVAPGLLRRALQDMQVKGYTIPTGWVIMIVNSALHLNPATFKDPLEFNPWRWKDFDSYAVSKNLMPFGGGRRQCAGSEFTKLFMAIFLHKLVTKYR; encoded by the exons ATGTGGACAATTGTATTGTGTGTTGTCGCTGTGCTTGTTGTATACTATACTCACTGGATAAACAAATGGAGGAACCCAGCATGTAATGGGGTTCTGCCTCCTGGTTCCATGGGGTTGCCAATCATCGGAGAGACTCTTGAGTTGATTATTCCAAGTTATTCTCTCGATCTTCACCCTTTCATCAAGAAAAGAATTCAAAG GTATGGACCGATTTTTCGAACAAACATCCTCGGACGACCTGCAGTGGTGtctgctgatccagaaatcaaCAGTTACATCTTTCAAAATGAAGGGAAGTTGGTTGAGATGTGGTATATGGACACTTTCTCTAAGCTTTTCGCTCAAAGCGGTGAATCAAGGACTAATGCTTTTGGTATCATTCACAAATATGCAAGAAGTTTGACTCTGACTCATTTTGGTTCTGAGAGCCTCAAGGAAAGGTTGCTTCCTCAAGTTGAAAACATTGTTAGCAAGTCCTTGCAAATGTGGTCTAGCGACGCATCGGTTGATGTCAAACCGGCTGTTTCAATT ATGGTTTGTGACTTTACTGCGAAGCAGCTTTTTGGCTATGATGCTGAAAACTCATCGGACAAGATAAGCGAAAAGTTCACTAAGGTCATAGATGCCTTCATGTCCTTGCCCCTGAACATCCCTGGCACAACATACCACAAATGCTTAAAG GACAAAGATAGCACGCTAAGTATCTTGAGGAATACACTGAAGGAAAGAATGAATTCACCAGCAGAATTACGACGAGGAGATTTCCTTGATCAAATCATAGCTGATATGGATAAAGAAAAGTTCCTAACTGAAGATTTTACTGTAAATCTGATCTTCGGGATTTTATTCGCGAGCTTCGAGTCGATTTCAGCAGCACTGACACTATCCCTGAAGTTAATTGGAGACCATCCTTCAGTGTTAGAGGAGTTGACA GTTGAGCATGAAGCGATTctgaaaaacagagagaatcCTGATTCCCCACTTACATGGGCTGAATATAACTCAATGACTTTTACACTTCAG GTAATCAATGAAACCCTGAGGCTGGGAAATGTAGCGCCCGGATTGTTAAGAAGAGCATTGCAAGATATGCAAGTGAAAG GATATACAATTCCTACCGGTTGGGTTATCATGATTGTAAATTCTGCCCTTCATTTAAACCCTGCCACATTCAAGGATCCACTTGAGTTTAACCCTTGGAGATGGAAG GACTTCGATTCGTATGCTGTTTCTAAGAACTTGATGCCTTTCGGTGGAGGAAGGAGACAATGTGCAGGATCAGAATTCACTAAATTGTTCATGGCAATCTTCCTTCACAAATTGGTCACAAAATATaggtaa